CCAGCCAAGGGGATGTGGAAGAATAATACTATGAAAATGCATTTCCCATCCCATGTAAAACAGATCACAGACTATCAGTCATTGGAATTTGTACCGTGTTCTGTCCAAGTGGAGCACGAAGAGCAAGCTGGTCAAATGTCAAGCATTCACCACCCGCCTTCTCAATCCTTGCCCTCGCCGTCTCGGTAAACCTCAAAGCAGTAACCTTCAAAGCTGGAACCTCATGGACCCTTATATCATCAGTAATGGTGCCCACCACCACGGCAATTTTGTCCTCCTGCAGATAAATAGTCAAAACAGCTTCACATCTTTGACCAACACGGCATGATTAAAGCTGCCAGAGAACAGAACATCCATACAACATTTTAATTGAGATAGAGAAGGCATCGGGCATCACAAACCTTCCCCTGCGTGTAACGGATGAGCCTGGAGAGAGACAGTGGAGGCTTGTTCACCTTGCTCATGAACAAGCGCTTCAAGACGACTGCATTGAACTTGCTTCCGGTCCTCCGGACAAGGAAACGATACAGCTGTTACATGGTTTTTCAGAGCAAAACACAAACAACATGAGTAAACGTATAGCACCTCACACTGTCTGCACGAAGTACCGAGTACACACAAGTATCACTAGAGAGCATAAATAGGCGGTTGCATCTGCAGATTCTAAATTAAAAAGTGGAGAAGTTGCCACCTCTTTAACACTCAAGAGTCACCACACAGACAGCTAACAAAGTCAAGTTCCCAAACCACAACTCGAGTTCTCATAAAATCACACGCCCATCCCACATCCTATATCTCCAACACCACCTACCGACCATCTTGCCGTCAATGCGTGCTTACAGCATTTCATCCACCAAACATACACCGAAGAACGAGTCACGATCATGAATGCAAGCCACAGCACCGCCAAGCATACCAAGAATTGGCACGAGACTTAGATTCAGCACACAGCATGAAACTCGTAATAAGCCACCTAAGAAAGGCACACATGTTCCAAAAAAGCACGAAACTTGTCCAATCTCCAGGAACAACAACTCCCACAGAACTCGAACCCTAAACGTCAAAATTTCAGCTCGACCCTTAACAACGCAGCATAAGGAGCTTCAAGAACTAGGACCCCAAGATCGCCTAAAATCCAAACCAAATAGTAAATCGAACGAGAGATCCGACGGTTCACACCCTACCTTGACGAGGAGCTTCAAGTAGATATCGTCCGACTTGGGAGCGGTCCTCTTGGTCTTCTTGCTCTTACCCCCTGCCTTCAGATCGATCCCCTGCGATTATGTGCAGAGACTGTTATGCTTCCGATGAATGAAGACGACGacgggaagaagaagatgtgaaggaggagagagagagagagagagagggtaccatcttcttcctctgcttctggCTCTCCGAGCTCGCCTCTGCCGCGACTGCTGCGGTGCTTCGGGGTGAAGAGGGGAGGCTAAATGGGAGTGAAGGAAGAAAGGAGGCTAGGGTTTTTGCGGGGGGCTGCGAGGCTTGTCTGCGGGTCAGGTCCACTCGTATAGCGTGGGGATTCGATCTTAACCGTACACGTGGAGGAGACCGTCTATTGATCCGACGGCAAGACAAAAAATATAGTTAAGCGCTTCGTGTTGTATAaggacatatatatatataaaagcattaTAAGTCACAAAATTTATCGCGAAATGTGATCGAatattaaaacttataaa
This region of Eucalyptus grandis isolate ANBG69807.140 chromosome 8, ASM1654582v1, whole genome shotgun sequence genomic DNA includes:
- the LOC104415617 gene encoding 60S ribosomal protein L18-2, which produces MGIDLKAGGKSKKTKRTAPKSDDIYLKLLVKLYRFLVRRTGSKFNAVVLKRLFMSKVNKPPLSLSRLIRYTQGKEDKIAVVVGTITDDIRVHEVPALKVTALRFTETARARIEKAGGECLTFDQLALRAPLGQNTVLLRGPKNAREAVKHFGPAPGVPHSHTKPYVRSKGRKFERARGRRNSRGFRV